From a single Pseudomonas cremoricolorata genomic region:
- the betB gene encoding betaine-aldehyde dehydrogenase — MARFGTQKLYIDGGYVDAGSDATFEAINPATGEVLAYVQRATEADVERAVESAERGQKVWAAMTAMQRSRILRRAVDILRERNDELAMLETLDTGKSYSETRYVDIVTGADVLEYYAGLVPAIEGEQIPLRDSSFVYTRREPLGVTAGIGAWNYPIQIALWKSAPALAAGNAMIFKPSEVTSLTTLKLAEIYTEAGLPDGVFNVLTGSGREVGNWLTEHPRIEKISFTGGGTTGKKVMASASSSSLKEVTMELGGKSPLIICADADLDRAADIAMMANFYSSGQVCTNGTRVFIPASLKAEFEAKIAERVARIRIGNPEDDNTNFGPLVSFAHMESVLGYIAKGKEQGARVLCGGERLTEGEFAKGAFVAPTVFTDCRDDMTIVQEEIFGPVMSILSYETEEEVIRRANDTEYGLAAGVCTNDLTRAHRIIHQLEAGICWINAWGESPAEMPVGGYKQSGVGRENGVSSLAQYTRIKSVQVELGDYASVF; from the coding sequence ATGGCCCGTTTCGGAACGCAAAAACTCTACATCGATGGCGGTTACGTCGACGCCGGCAGCGATGCCACCTTCGAAGCCATCAACCCAGCGACCGGTGAAGTCCTGGCTTACGTCCAGCGGGCTACCGAAGCCGACGTCGAGCGTGCCGTAGAAAGCGCCGAGCGCGGCCAGAAGGTCTGGGCAGCGATGACCGCCATGCAGCGTTCGCGCATCCTGCGCCGCGCCGTCGACATCCTGCGCGAGCGCAACGATGAGCTGGCCATGCTGGAAACCCTCGACACCGGCAAGTCGTACTCCGAAACCCGTTACGTCGACATCGTCACCGGCGCCGATGTGCTCGAATACTACGCAGGCCTGGTGCCGGCCATCGAAGGCGAGCAGATTCCGCTGCGCGACAGCTCCTTCGTCTATACCCGCCGCGAGCCACTGGGCGTGACCGCCGGCATCGGCGCGTGGAACTACCCGATCCAGATCGCCCTGTGGAAATCCGCCCCGGCCCTGGCTGCGGGCAACGCGATGATCTTCAAGCCTTCGGAAGTCACCTCGCTGACCACCCTGAAACTGGCCGAGATCTACACCGAAGCCGGCCTGCCCGATGGCGTGTTCAACGTCCTCACCGGCAGCGGCCGTGAAGTCGGCAACTGGCTGACCGAGCACCCGCGCATCGAGAAAATCTCGTTCACCGGCGGCGGCACCACCGGCAAGAAAGTCATGGCCAGCGCTTCGAGTTCCTCGCTCAAGGAAGTGACCATGGAACTGGGCGGCAAGTCGCCGTTGATCATCTGCGCCGACGCCGACCTCGATCGCGCCGCCGACATCGCCATGATGGCCAACTTCTACAGCTCCGGTCAGGTCTGCACCAACGGCACCCGCGTGTTCATCCCGGCGTCGCTGAAAGCCGAGTTCGAAGCCAAGATCGCCGAACGTGTCGCGCGCATCCGCATCGGCAACCCGGAAGACGACAACACCAACTTCGGCCCGCTGGTCAGCTTCGCCCACATGGAAAGCGTGCTCGGCTACATCGCCAAGGGCAAAGAGCAAGGCGCCCGTGTGCTGTGCGGCGGTGAGCGTCTGACCGAAGGCGAATTCGCCAAGGGCGCCTTCGTTGCACCGACCGTGTTCACCGACTGCCGCGATGACATGACCATCGTCCAGGAAGAAATCTTCGGCCCAGTGATGAGCATCCTCAGCTACGAGACCGAAGAAGAAGTCATCCGCCGCGCCAACGACACCGAGTACGGCCTGGCCGCTGGCGTGTGCACCAACGACCTGACCCGCGCGCACCGCATCATCCACCAGCTCGAAGCCGGCATCTGCTGGATCAATGCCTGGGGCGAGTCGCCAGCCGAAATGCCGGTCGGCGGCTACAAGCAATCGGGCGTGGGCCGCGAGAACGGCGTCAGCTCCCTGGCGCAGTACACCCGCATCAAGTCGGTACAGGTCGAGCTCGGCGACTACGCCTCGGTCTTTTGA
- the betI gene encoding transcriptional regulator BetI, with translation MPKVGMQPIRRQQLIEATLQAVDQVGLGDASIALIARLAGVSNGIISHYFRDKNGLIAATMRYIMNMLNEGVIARRQALADTSPRAQLQVIIEGNFDASQVTGPAMKTWLAFWASSMHQPSLHRLQRINDHRLYSNLCYQFRQVLPLDEARSAARGLAALIDGLWLRGALSGDAFDTAQAVRIAYEYMDLQLAKQQRPGSDAHVTEQPRAATAQSAQARRA, from the coding sequence ATGCCCAAGGTCGGTATGCAACCCATTCGCCGCCAGCAGTTGATCGAAGCCACCCTGCAAGCGGTCGATCAAGTAGGCCTGGGAGACGCCAGCATTGCGCTGATCGCCCGCCTCGCTGGGGTGTCGAACGGCATCATCAGTCACTACTTTCGGGACAAGAACGGCCTGATCGCAGCGACGATGCGCTACATCATGAACATGCTCAACGAAGGCGTGATCGCCCGGCGCCAGGCACTGGCGGACACCAGTCCCCGTGCCCAGCTGCAAGTGATCATCGAAGGCAACTTCGACGCCAGCCAGGTCACCGGCCCGGCAATGAAAACCTGGCTGGCCTTCTGGGCCTCCAGCATGCACCAGCCGTCCTTGCACAGGTTGCAGCGGATCAACGACCACCGCCTGTATTCCAACCTGTGCTACCAGTTCCGTCAGGTGCTGCCGCTCGATGAGGCGCGCAGCGCCGCCCGCGGCCTGGCAGCGTTGATCGACGGCTTGTGGTTGCGCGGTGCGCTGTCGGGCGATGCCTTCGACACCGCGCAGGCAGTACGCATCGCTTACGAATACATGGATCTACAACTGGCTAAGCAGCAACGCCCGGGCAGCGATGCCCACGTGACTGAACAACCGCGCGCAGCCACTGCCCAATCGGCACAGGCGCGACGCGCATAG
- a CDS encoding divergent polysaccharide deacetylase family protein produces the protein MSVLRCALFCLLAGVATAASAQPPKAYLSLIIDDLGQNTERDARTLALPGPVTLAIMPDTPHASDFARQAHKAGKTVILHMPMDPATGPYAWHPDVPLPTLAQRLDAALVKVPFAAGVNNHMGSRMTSQPAAMAWLMGELQQRGLFFVDSRTSAATVAAAKAQDIGLAHVSRDVFLDDVRTKEAIAGQLQVAIELARKQGSAVMIGHPYPQTLDVLEKQLPRLKSQGIEWIPIKQMIAERSNRAMAGHGRNGVYRNR, from the coding sequence ATGTCTGTACTGCGCTGTGCCCTGTTCTGCCTGCTGGCCGGTGTCGCGACTGCGGCATCGGCCCAGCCGCCCAAAGCCTACCTGAGCCTGATCATCGACGACCTCGGTCAGAACACCGAGCGCGACGCACGCACCCTCGCCCTGCCCGGCCCGGTGACCCTGGCGATCATGCCCGACACCCCGCATGCCAGCGACTTCGCCCGCCAGGCGCACAAGGCCGGCAAGACGGTGATCTTGCACATGCCCATGGACCCGGCCACCGGCCCCTATGCCTGGCATCCCGACGTACCGCTGCCGACCCTCGCCCAGCGCCTGGACGCCGCGCTGGTCAAGGTGCCGTTCGCCGCAGGCGTGAACAACCACATGGGCAGCCGCATGACCTCGCAGCCGGCGGCCATGGCCTGGTTGATGGGCGAGCTGCAACAGCGCGGCCTGTTCTTCGTCGACAGCCGCACCAGCGCCGCCACGGTGGCCGCCGCCAAGGCTCAGGACATCGGCCTGGCGCACGTTTCGCGGGATGTGTTCCTCGATGACGTGCGCACCAAAGAGGCGATCGCCGGGCAGTTGCAGGTGGCCATCGAACTGGCGCGCAAGCAGGGTTCGGCGGTGATGATCGGCCATCCGTATCCGCAAACCCTGGACGTGCTGGAAAAACAGCTGCCCCGGCTCAAGAGCCAGGGCATCGAATGGATTCCGATCAAACAGATGATCGCCGAGCGCAGCAACCGGGCCATGGCCGGCCACGGTCGCAACGGCGTCTACCGCAACCGCTGA
- a CDS encoding S41 family peptidase, whose product MLHSPRLTQLALTIALVVSAPLATAAQPAKGAAVPATEVTANAPLPLDELRTFAEVMDRIKAAYVEPVDDKTLLENAIKGMLSNLDPHSAYLGPEDFQELQESTSGEFGGLGIEVGMDDGFVKVVSPIDDTPASRAGIQAGDLILKINGAPTRGQSMSEAVDKMRGKIGQKITLTLVRDGGNPFDVTLARAVIQVKSVKSQLLESGYGYIRITQFQVKTGEEVGKALAKLRKDNGKKLRGLILDLRNNPGGVLQSAVEVADHFLTKGLIVYTKGRIANSELRFSADPADASEGVPLVVLINGGSASASEIVAGALQDQKRGVLMGTDSFGKGSVQTVLPLNNDRALKLTTALYYTPNGRSIQAQGIVPDIEVRSGKLTTDDDSENFKEADLKGHLGNGNGGADRPTSSTVRKERPQDGDFQLSQALSLLKGLNVTKGD is encoded by the coding sequence ATGCTGCACTCGCCCCGCCTCACCCAGCTGGCCCTGACCATCGCGTTGGTGGTCAGCGCCCCCCTGGCCACTGCTGCGCAGCCCGCCAAGGGCGCCGCCGTGCCGGCCACGGAAGTGACGGCCAACGCACCTCTGCCGCTGGACGAACTGCGCACCTTCGCCGAGGTGATGGACCGCATCAAGGCCGCCTACGTCGAACCCGTGGACGACAAGACCCTGCTGGAAAATGCCATCAAGGGCATGCTCAGCAACCTCGACCCGCACTCGGCCTACCTCGGCCCGGAAGACTTCCAGGAGCTGCAGGAAAGCACCAGCGGCGAGTTTGGCGGCCTGGGCATCGAAGTCGGCATGGACGATGGTTTCGTCAAGGTGGTTTCGCCCATCGACGACACCCCCGCATCGCGTGCCGGCATCCAGGCCGGCGACCTGATCCTCAAGATCAACGGCGCCCCCACCCGCGGCCAGAGCATGTCCGAGGCGGTGGATAAGATGCGCGGCAAGATCGGCCAGAAAATCACCCTGACCCTGGTGCGCGACGGCGGCAACCCGTTCGACGTGACCCTGGCCCGTGCGGTCATCCAGGTGAAAAGCGTGAAGAGCCAGTTGCTGGAGAGCGGCTACGGCTACATCCGCATCACCCAGTTCCAGGTCAAGACCGGCGAGGAAGTCGGCAAGGCCCTGGCGAAACTGCGCAAGGACAACGGCAAGAAGCTGCGCGGCCTGATTCTCGACCTGCGCAACAACCCCGGCGGCGTGCTGCAGTCGGCGGTGGAAGTGGCCGACCACTTCCTGACCAAAGGCCTGATCGTCTACACCAAGGGCCGCATCGCCAATTCCGAGCTGCGCTTCTCGGCCGACCCGGCCGATGCCAGCGAAGGCGTGCCGCTGGTGGTGCTGATCAACGGTGGCAGTGCCTCGGCCTCGGAAATCGTCGCCGGCGCCCTGCAGGATCAAAAGCGCGGTGTGCTGATGGGTACCGACAGCTTCGGCAAAGGCTCGGTGCAGACCGTGCTGCCGCTGAACAACGACCGTGCGCTGAAACTCACCACCGCGCTGTACTACACCCCCAACGGCCGTTCGATCCAGGCCCAGGGCATCGTGCCGGACATCGAGGTGCGCTCCGGTAAGCTGACCACCGACGACGACAGCGAGAACTTCAAGGAAGCCGACCTCAAGGGCCACCTGGGCAACGGTAACGGCGGCGCCGACCGTCCCACCAGCAGCACCGTCCGCAAGGAACGTCCGCAGGATGGCGACTTCCAGCTAAGCCAGGCCCTGAGCCTGCTCAAAGGCCTGAACGTCACCAAGGGCGACTGA
- a CDS encoding murein hydrolase activator EnvC family protein — protein sequence MLRALLPLALSCLLSPAFADERAQTQQQLDATRKDIAELQKMLGKIQAEKAGVQKDLQTTETEIGTLEKQVEALQKELKKTEGELERLDSEKKKLQSARVEQQRLIAIQARSAYQSGREEYLKLLLNQQNPEKFARTLTYYDYLSKARLEQLRAFNETLRQLAAVEQDISRQQAQLLAQRGNLDSRRQELETVRNERRQVLAKINGDLKQRNQALQARQQDQADLAQVLKTIEETLARQAREAEEARQKALLAQQEAERRRQQEALARAEADKARGATPTPPAPVEDAPAPPRRPLGPVVSSDGANYGGAFSAARGKLPWPVNGRLLARFGDARGGDSRAKWDGVMISASPGTQVRAVHGGRVVFADWLRGAGLLVILDHGNGYLSLYGHNQSLLTRAGDIVKAGDSISTVGDSGGQESAGLYFAIRQQGRPADPAQWCRG from the coding sequence ATGCTTCGTGCTCTCCTACCCCTCGCCTTGTCGTGCCTGCTCAGCCCGGCCTTCGCCGACGAGCGTGCGCAAACCCAGCAGCAGCTGGACGCCACCCGCAAGGACATCGCCGAGCTGCAGAAGATGCTCGGCAAGATCCAGGCGGAAAAAGCCGGCGTGCAGAAAGACCTGCAAACCACCGAAACCGAAATCGGCACGCTGGAGAAGCAGGTGGAGGCCCTGCAGAAAGAACTAAAAAAGACCGAGGGCGAGCTGGAGCGCCTTGATTCCGAGAAAAAAAAACTCCAGAGCGCCCGCGTTGAACAACAACGACTGATTGCCATCCAGGCCCGTTCGGCCTACCAGAGTGGCCGCGAGGAATACCTCAAGCTGCTGCTCAACCAGCAGAACCCCGAGAAATTCGCCCGCACCCTCACCTACTACGACTACCTGAGCAAGGCGCGCCTCGAACAACTGCGCGCCTTCAACGAAACCCTGCGCCAGCTGGCCGCCGTGGAGCAGGACATCTCCCGCCAGCAGGCGCAGTTGCTGGCCCAGCGCGGCAACCTCGACAGCCGCCGGCAGGAACTGGAAACGGTGCGCAACGAGCGCCGTCAGGTGCTGGCCAAGATCAACGGCGACCTCAAGCAGCGCAACCAGGCGCTGCAAGCCCGCCAGCAGGATCAGGCCGACCTCGCCCAGGTGCTCAAGACCATCGAGGAAACCCTGGCGCGCCAGGCCCGCGAGGCTGAAGAAGCGCGGCAGAAGGCGCTGTTGGCGCAACAGGAAGCCGAGCGCCGCCGTCAGCAGGAAGCCTTGGCGCGCGCCGAGGCAGACAAAGCCCGCGGCGCCACCCCGACGCCCCCGGCGCCGGTCGAAGACGCCCCCGCCCCGCCGCGCAGGCCGCTCGGCCCGGTGGTGTCCAGTGATGGCGCGAACTATGGTGGCGCTTTTTCTGCGGCCCGCGGAAAACTTCCTTGGCCTGTCAATGGTCGATTGCTGGCACGCTTCGGCGATGCCCGCGGTGGCGACTCGCGTGCCAAGTGGGATGGGGTGATGATCAGCGCCTCGCCCGGCACCCAGGTACGCGCCGTGCATGGCGGGCGCGTGGTGTTCGCCGATTGGTTGCGCGGCGCCGGGCTTCTGGTCATTCTCGACCACGGCAACGGTTACCTGAGCCTGTACGGGCACAACCAGAGCCTGCTCACCCGCGCGGGCGATATCGTCAAGGCTGGCGACAGTATTTCCACCGTTGGCGACAGTGGCGGCCAGGAAAGCGCTGGGCTGTACTTCGCCATTCGCCAGCAAGGTCGGCCCGCCGATCCTGCGCAATGGTGTCGCGGTTAG
- the gpmI gene encoding 2,3-bisphosphoglycerate-independent phosphoglycerate mutase, whose protein sequence is MTSTPKPLVLIILDGFGHSESPEYNAIFAANTPVYDRLLATQPHGLISGSGMDVGLPDGQMGNSEVGHMNLGAGRVVYQDFTRVTKAIRDGEFFTNPVLTGAVDGAAKAGKAVHILGLLSDGGVHSHQDHLVAMAELAAQRGAEKIYLHAFLDGRDTPPRSAQASLELLDSTFAKLGKGRIASLIGRYFAMDRDNRWDRVSAAYDLIVDSVADYSAATAVAGLEAAYARDESDEFVKATRIGDAVKVEDGDAVVFMNFRADRARELSRVFVEPDFKEFPRARLPKVAAFIGLTQYSAKIPAPAAFAPASLNNVLGEYLAKHGKTQLRIAETEKYAHVTFFFSGGREEPFEGEERILIPSPKVATYDLQPEMNAPQVTDRIVEAIEQQRFDVIVVNYANGDMVGHTGVFDAAVKAVEALDTCVGRIVEALDKVGGEALLTADHGNVEQMEDECTGQAHTAHTTEPVPFIYIGKRALKVREGGVLADVAPTMLTLLGLEIPAEMTGTSILLDA, encoded by the coding sequence ATGACGAGCACGCCTAAACCCCTGGTCCTGATCATCCTCGATGGTTTCGGTCACAGCGAAAGCCCTGAGTACAACGCCATCTTCGCCGCCAACACGCCGGTCTACGACCGCCTCCTGGCGACCCAGCCCCATGGCCTGATTTCCGGTTCGGGCATGGATGTCGGCCTGCCCGACGGGCAGATGGGCAACTCCGAAGTCGGTCACATGAACCTCGGCGCCGGCCGGGTGGTGTATCAGGACTTCACCCGCGTCACCAAAGCCATTCGTGACGGCGAGTTCTTCACCAACCCGGTGCTCACCGGCGCCGTCGACGGCGCCGCCAAAGCGGGCAAGGCCGTGCACATTCTCGGCCTGCTCTCCGACGGTGGCGTACACAGCCACCAGGACCACCTGGTGGCCATGGCCGAGCTGGCCGCCCAGCGCGGCGCCGAAAAGATCTACCTGCACGCCTTCCTCGATGGCCGCGACACCCCGCCGCGCAGCGCGCAAGCGTCGCTGGAACTGCTCGACAGCACCTTCGCCAAGCTCGGCAAGGGCCGCATCGCCAGCCTCATCGGCCGCTATTTCGCCATGGACCGCGACAACCGCTGGGACCGCGTCAGCGCCGCCTACGACCTGATCGTCGACAGCGTTGCCGACTATAGCGCTGCCACCGCGGTCGCCGGCCTGGAAGCGGCCTACGCACGCGACGAGAGCGATGAATTCGTCAAGGCCACGCGCATCGGTGATGCGGTCAAGGTCGAGGACGGTGATGCGGTGGTGTTCATGAATTTCCGCGCCGACCGCGCCCGCGAGCTGTCGCGGGTGTTCGTCGAGCCGGATTTCAAGGAATTTCCCCGTGCGCGCCTGCCGAAGGTCGCCGCCTTCATTGGCCTGACCCAGTATTCGGCGAAGATTCCGGCCCCGGCAGCCTTCGCGCCGGCCAGCCTGAACAACGTGCTCGGCGAGTACCTGGCCAAGCACGGCAAGACCCAGCTGCGCATCGCCGAAACGGAAAAGTACGCCCACGTGACCTTCTTCTTCTCGGGCGGCCGTGAAGAGCCGTTCGAAGGCGAAGAGCGCATTCTGATTCCATCGCCGAAGGTCGCCACCTACGACCTGCAACCGGAGATGAACGCGCCGCAGGTCACCGACCGCATCGTCGAGGCCATCGAGCAGCAGCGCTTCGATGTCATCGTGGTCAACTACGCCAACGGTGACATGGTCGGCCACACCGGCGTGTTCGACGCCGCGGTCAAGGCTGTGGAAGCCCTGGACACCTGCGTCGGGCGCATCGTCGAGGCGCTCGATAAAGTGGGCGGCGAAGCGCTGCTGACCGCCGACCACGGCAACGTCGAGCAGATGGAAGATGAATGCACCGGCCAGGCGCACACCGCGCACACCACCGAGCCGGTGCCGTTCATCTATATCGGCAAGCGTGCGCTGAAGGTGCGCGAGGGTGGCGTGCTGGCCGATGTGGCGCCCACCATGCTGACCTTGCTGGGCCTGGAAATCCCTGCGGAAATGACCGGCACCTCGATCCTGCTCGACGCCTGA
- a CDS encoding rhodanese-like domain-containing protein yields the protein MVEKLLQFATDNLLLVAIFVVLLVLLLLNEMRRGGKSLSNGQLTALVNADKAVVIDVRPSKEYAAGHIVGALNIPHDKLLGRVGELEKYKGKTLILADTMGQQAGALCRELLKSGFDAARLSGGVSSWKADNLPLVK from the coding sequence ATGGTTGAGAAATTGCTGCAATTCGCCACGGATAACCTTCTTCTGGTGGCAATCTTCGTGGTTCTGCTGGTCTTGCTGTTGCTCAATGAAATGCGCCGCGGCGGCAAGAGCCTGAGCAACGGTCAACTGACCGCGCTGGTCAATGCCGACAAGGCCGTGGTCATCGACGTGCGCCCGAGCAAGGAATACGCCGCCGGGCATATCGTCGGCGCCCTGAACATCCCCCACGACAAACTGCTGGGCCGCGTTGGCGAACTGGAAAAATACAAGGGCAAGACCCTGATTCTGGCCGACACCATGGGCCAGCAGGCCGGCGCCCTGTGCCGCGAACTGCTCAAATCCGGCTTCGACGCCGCCCGGCTCAGCGGTGGCGTTTCCAGCTGGAAAGCCGATAACCTGCCACTGGTGAAGTAA
- the grxC gene encoding glutaredoxin 3: MKSVIVYSSDYCPYCIRAKQLLNSKGVDFEEIKVDGKPQVRAQMSQKAGRTSVPQIWIGSTHVGGCDELFALERAGKLDPLLQS; encoded by the coding sequence ATGAAGAGCGTCATCGTCTACTCCAGCGACTATTGCCCCTACTGCATCCGCGCCAAGCAACTGCTCAACAGCAAAGGTGTTGACTTCGAGGAAATCAAGGTCGACGGCAAGCCGCAAGTGCGCGCGCAAATGAGCCAGAAGGCGGGCCGCACCTCGGTGCCGCAGATCTGGATCGGCAGTACCCACGTCGGCGGCTGCGATGAGCTCTTCGCCCTGGAGCGGGCGGGCAAACTCGACCCGCTGCTGCAGTCCTGA
- the secB gene encoding protein-export chaperone SecB: MTEQQNSGAAAADDTSPQFSMQRIYVRDLSFEAPKSPAIFRQQWEPSVALDLNTKQKALDGDFHEVVLTLSVTVKNGDEVAFIAEVQQAGIFLIKNLDAASMSHTLGAFCPNILFPYARETLDSLVTRGSFPALMLSPVNFDALYAQEMQRMQEAGEAPALQ; encoded by the coding sequence ATGACCGAGCAACAGAACAGCGGCGCTGCCGCCGCCGACGACACCTCTCCTCAGTTCTCCATGCAGCGCATCTACGTGCGCGACCTGTCGTTCGAAGCGCCGAAAAGCCCGGCGATCTTCCGTCAGCAGTGGGAGCCGAGCGTCGCCCTTGACCTCAACACCAAGCAGAAGGCCCTGGACGGCGACTTCCACGAAGTGGTGCTGACCCTCTCGGTGACCGTCAAGAACGGCGATGAAGTCGCCTTCATCGCTGAAGTGCAGCAGGCCGGTATCTTCCTGATCAAGAACCTCGACGCCGCTTCGATGAGCCACACCCTCGGCGCGTTCTGCCCGAACATCCTGTTCCCGTACGCCCGTGAAACCCTCGACAGCCTGGTGACCCGTGGCTCGTTCCCGGCGCTGATGCTCTCGCCGGTCAACTTCGACGCCCTGTACGCCCAGGAAATGCAGCGCATGCAGGAAGCTGGCGAAGCGCCTGCCCTGCAATAA
- the trmL gene encoding tRNA (uridine(34)/cytosine(34)/5-carboxymethylaminomethyluridine(34)-2'-O)-methyltransferase TrmL — protein MFHVILFQPEIPPNTGNIIRLCANSGCHLHLIEPLGFELDDKRLRRAGLDYHEYATLQRHASLEACLHSLGRPRLFAFTTKASHPFHEVAYQPGDAFVFGPESRGLPAEVLDSLPAEQRLRLPMRPGCRSLNLSNTVAVTVYEAWRQQGFA, from the coding sequence ATGTTCCACGTCATCCTGTTTCAACCTGAGATTCCACCGAACACCGGCAACATCATTCGGCTGTGCGCCAATAGCGGCTGCCATTTGCACCTGATCGAGCCGCTGGGCTTCGAACTGGACGACAAACGCCTGCGCCGCGCCGGCCTGGACTACCACGAATACGCCACCTTGCAGCGCCATGCCAGCCTCGAGGCGTGTCTGCACAGCCTCGGTCGGCCGCGCCTGTTCGCCTTCACCACCAAAGCGTCTCACCCATTTCACGAGGTGGCGTATCAGCCGGGCGATGCCTTCGTGTTCGGGCCGGAGAGCCGCGGGCTGCCGGCCGAGGTGCTCGACAGCCTGCCTGCCGAGCAGCGCCTGCGCCTGCCGATGCGTCCGGGCTGCCGCAGCCTGAACCTGTCCAACACGGTGGCGGTGACGGTGTACGAGGCGTGGCGTCAGCAGGGGTTCGCCTGA
- a CDS encoding carbon-nitrogen hydrolase family protein translates to MRIAVYQGAPQPLDVAGNLQRLDQQAALAAQRGAELLVCPEMFLSGYNIGQAAVQRLAQAADGAAAEAIAQLCRRHAVAVVYGYPERGEEGALYNSVQLIDAHGQRLAKYRKTHLFGELDRAQFSAGSQHCPVVELNGFMLGLLICYDIEFPENARQLALAGAELIVVPTANMTPYDFICQVTVRARAQENQCYLVYANYCGAEGDIHYCGQSSIVDPDGSLLAMAGQAPCQLLADVQRERVLEGRKGFPYLSDLRRDLQRHR, encoded by the coding sequence ATGCGCATCGCCGTGTATCAAGGAGCGCCACAACCGCTGGACGTTGCAGGTAACCTGCAGCGCCTGGATCAGCAGGCCGCGCTGGCGGCGCAACGCGGCGCCGAGTTGCTGGTGTGCCCGGAGATGTTTCTCAGCGGCTACAACATCGGACAGGCCGCCGTGCAGCGTCTGGCCCAAGCCGCGGACGGCGCGGCGGCCGAGGCGATCGCGCAGCTGTGCCGGAGGCATGCCGTGGCGGTGGTCTATGGCTACCCCGAGCGCGGCGAAGAGGGCGCGCTGTACAACAGCGTGCAGTTGATCGACGCCCACGGCCAGCGGCTGGCCAAATACCGCAAGACCCACCTGTTCGGCGAGCTGGACCGTGCCCAGTTCAGCGCCGGCAGCCAGCACTGCCCGGTGGTCGAGCTGAACGGCTTCATGCTTGGGTTGCTGATCTGCTACGACATCGAATTCCCCGAGAACGCCCGCCAGTTGGCCCTGGCCGGCGCCGAGCTGATCGTGGTGCCGACGGCGAACATGACGCCCTACGACTTCATATGCCAAGTCACCGTGCGCGCCCGCGCCCAGGAGAACCAGTGCTACCTGGTCTACGCCAACTACTGCGGCGCCGAGGGCGACATTCATTACTGTGGGCAGAGCAGCATCGTCGACCCGGACGGCAGCCTGCTGGCGATGGCCGGGCAGGCGCCCTGCCAGTTGCTGGCCGATGTGCAGCGTGAGCGGGTGCTGGAGGGGCGCAAGGGGTTTCCCTACCTCAGCGATCTGCGCCGCGACCTACAGCGGCACCGCTGA